CAACGCGGCGTACACCTGCTCGGTGGAGTGGGTGAACCGGGCTGAGTAGTTCATGCGGCGAGCCATAGTGCAACAGGGTACCGGCTCCGTCGGCGGGCCTGGCCAGGGTGCCTACCCGCCGGTATGTCCGGTCAGCTCAGGTTTTCGGCGATCCATTTCGCGGTGAATCCGTGCTCGTTGTCGATGAGCGAGAGAACTTGCTCGCTGATCATGGCTTCGATCTTTCCGCCGAAGATCGGAACCTTCACCTCTGTGGTGCCGGACAACGACATGGTCGACGCCTCGGCGTTTCCTTCGAGCAGCGTGGTTCCGGAGACCGTTGCGGGAGCACCCTCGACGGTGGCACCGAATTTGCCCTCGGCGCGGTTTCCGCCGATCGGGCCCCAGGACTCGGTGCGCTCGATGACGAGCGGGCCCTTCTTGAACGCGGTGACGGCAGCGGGCAGTTCCTCTTCCGGGATGGATTGGGACATGACGACGCTGATCGTCCCGTTGATCGCATGCACGCTGACCAGGCTTGCGCTGGGGCCGCCGATCTCCTCGATACGGTCTTTCCAGTACTGCTCGGACACGAGCGCGGCGTGCACCTTGTCGACGGGTGCGGGAACGGATGCGCTGTGCGCGATGGGGCGAGGCATACGCGGAGGTTACCGGGTGGCTCGGAGGACTATGTGAGACCGGTACCCTGGGTTCCCGTGCCTACCGCAATTTCCGAGCTCACCACGATGCGTGTCGGCGGCCCGGCTCGCGAGTTCGCCGTCGCCGCCAGCAGTGACGAGCTTGTCGCCCTGGTCCAGGATGCCGATGCGTCGGGGACGCCTGTGCTGCTCGTCGGCGGGGGATCGAACCTCGTTGTCGGTGACGACGGCTTCGACGGCCTGGTCGTCAAGGTCGAGACGTCGGGGATGCGGATCGACGGTGAGTCGCTCTGGGTCGCTGCGGGGACGTCGTGGGATTCGGTGGTGGCCGCCTCGTTGGACGAGGGGTTGGCCGGACTCGAAGCGCTCTCGGGGATCCCCGGGCTTTCCGGTGCGACGCCCGTGCAGAACGTCGGCGCGTACGGCACGGTGACGTCGGACGTGTTGGCGAGCTTGACCGTCTATGACCGTGTGACCGGGGAGAGAGCAACCTGGACGCCGAATAGGTGCGGGTTCGGATTGCATCGCCAGTCGGTGTTCAAGCACTCGAGCAGGTACGTCATTCTCGATACCACGATGAAGCTTCGTCGGTCCGAATCCTCGGATCCGGTCCGGTATGCGGGCCTCGCCGACCGACTCGGCGTGAGCATCGGCGACACGGTTGCTGCCAAGGAAGTCCGTGAAGCAGTGCTGGATCTGCGCGGGCAGAAGGGCATGGTCCTCGACGCCGAGGACCATGACACCTGGAGCGTCGGATCGTTTTTTCTCAACCCGGTGCTGACCGATGTTCCGGTCGAGGCAGCGCGCGCCCCGCAGTATCCCGACCCGTCGGGCATCAAGGTGCACGCTGCATGGCTCATCCAGAACGCAGGATTCGCGCACGGGTACGGCCGTGAATTCGGTGCAGGGACCGTCTCACTGTCGACAAAACACGTGCTGGCCGTCACCAACCGGGGCGGTGCACGCACAGCGGATGTCATGGCCTTCGCATCACACATTCGCGACGGCGTCGAAGCCGAGTTCGGCATCACACTCGTCCCCGAATGCGATTTGGTCGGTTGCTCGCTGAACTGACCTGTCCACTCGGCCTACCATCGAAGCAGTTACATGGAGTTCTGATCCACAGCAGCTGTGCGAGTGCGGGGCTGTGGGTACCACTCGTGAAAGAGGAGCAATTCTTTGCAGGTCACAAGCGTCGGGCACGCCGGATTTCATATTCAGACCGATGCCGGCAGCATTCTGTGCGATCCGTGGGTGAACCCCGCCTACTTCACCTCGTGGTTTCCTTTCCCCGACAACTCGCAGCTGGACTGGGACGTTCTCGGCGATTGTGACTACCTCTACGTCTCGCACCTCCACAAGGATCATTTCGACCCGAAGAATCTGGCCGAGCACGTCAACAAGGACACGACCGTGCTGTTGCCGGACTACCCGGTCCCGGACCTTCGGCACGAGCTCGAGAAGCTCGGCTTCCACAAATTCTTCGAGACCACGACGTCGGTGAAGCACACGGTGTCCGGCCCCAAGGGCGACCTGGACATCATGATCATCGCGCTCCGCGCACCTGCGGACGGACCCATCGGTGACTCGGGGCTCGTAGTGTCCGACGGCAAGACCGTCGCGTTCAACATGAACGACGCGCGGCCGGTCGATCTCGATGTCCTCACCGAGCAGTTCGGGCACGTGGACGTGCATATGCTGCAGTACTCCGGCGCAATCTGGTACCCGATGGTCTACGACATGGTCGAGCGCGCGAAGCGAACGTTCGGTGAACAGAAGCGTCAGCGTCAGATGGACCGTGCGCGTCAGTACATCGAGCAGATCGACGCCACCTGGGTCATCCCGTCGGCCGGGCCGCCGTGCTTCCTCGACGACGAGTTGCGGTTCCTCAACGACGTCTACGCAGATCCGTCGAACATCTTCCCGGACCAAATGGTCTTCCTCGACCAGATGCGTCGCAACGGCCATGACAAGGGTCTGTTGATGATGCCGGGAACCACCTCGACCTTCGAAGGCAGTGAGCTGCTCGCGCACGTGCATCCGATTCCGGTCGACGAGGTCGAGGCGATCTTCACCACAGGAAAGGCCGACTACATCGAGGCGTACGCCCAGCGTCAAGCCGGAGTCATCGCCGCCGAGAAAGCTGCCTGGGCTCCGGCCGAGGGCGAGCTGTTGCTCGAGCCGCTTCGAGCCTTGTTCGAACCGATCATGATTCAGTCCGATCAGATCTGCGACGGCATCGGCTACCCGGTTGCGATGATGCTCGGCGAGGAAACCGTCGTACTCGATTTTCCGAAACGGATCGTGCGTGAGCCGATCGTGAAGGAACGGTTCCGCTACAGCTTCACGATCGCGCCCGAACTGGTTCGTACGGCCGTACGGGACGAGGAGCCCGATTGGGTCAACTCGATCTTCCTGTCCACTCGATTCCGGGCTCGCCGAGTCGGCGGATACAACGAGTTCCTGTACACATTCTTCAAATGCTTGACGGACGAGCGCATCGCGTACGCGGACGGTTGGTTCGCCGAAGCACACGATGACACCGCGACGATCGTCAAGGACGGCTACGAGATCCAGCGCCGTTGCCCGCATCTGAAGGCGGATCTTTCTAAGTTCGGAATCGTCGAGGGCAACAAGCTGACCTGCAATTTGCATGGGTGGGACTGGAACCTCGACACCGGACGCTGCCTGACATCGAATGGGCACGAGTTGAGGACCAAGAAGCTCGACTGACGGTTCGTGCCGAAGTGAATTCGATGTGAATCTGCCCGCATCGGCGGCTCGGATAGGCCGGACGGCGGTTGCCGCGGGTACGTTGGAAAGCGTGCATACGCAGGTGGAACGGACAAATCGAACGCGATTGCTGTGGTTGGTCACGGTTTTCGCAGCATTGGCGGCATTGGTTTCGGGCTGCACTATCGGCGGTAACGACGGGGGCTCTTCCAACGGAGCGCCGGCAGCCGAGGCGGCTCCCGTCGCGGAGGTGTCCTCGACTCCTGCCGACGGCGCCGAGGGAGTCAGTCCTATCGCACCGATTTCGGTGTCGGTGAAGAACGGGACGTTGGGCGAGGTCACGCTCACCAACGAGGACGGCAAAGTAGTTCAGGGTGCCCTCGCGCCGGACAAGACGTCGTATGCCGTCACCGAGCCGCTCGGGTACGGCATCACGTACAGCTGGGCGGGCACTGCAGTCGGCACCGACGGTAAGTCCGTCGCTGTCGAGGCAAGCTTCACCACGGTCGAACCCGAGAGCCGTACCTCGGTCAGCACCAACATCGGTGACGGCCAAGAAGTGGGCATCGCGGCGCCGATCATTCTGCAGTTCGATTCGGCGATCGAGAACAAGGCCGCGGTCGAGAAGGCATTGACGGTCACCACCAACCCGCCGACACCCGGTGCCTGGGCTTGGTTCCCCGATGACAACGGCTCGCGCGTGCACTGGCGTCCGACGAACTACTGGGCCCCCGGCACGGCCGTATCGGTCGAGGCAAAACTGTACGGCTTGGATTACGGCGGCGGTGCGTACGGCGCCGACGATGTGTCCATCGACTTCACTGTCGGGCGCAGCCAGGTGGTGAAAGCCGATGCCACCAGTCACCGCATGCAGGTCGTCCGTGACGGCCAGACCATCATGGACATCCCCGTCAGCTACGGCGAGGGCGACGAGGAACGCAATGTGACGCGCAGCGGTATCCATGTGGTGACCGAAAAGCACGAGGACTTCCTCATGTCGAACCCGCCGTTCTATGAGAATGTGCGCGAACGTTGGGCAGTGCGTATCTCCAACAACGGCGAGTTCATTCACGCCAACCCGCTGACCACGGGTGTTCAGGGCGCATCCAACGTCACCAACGGCTGCATCAACCTCTCGAACGCCGATGCTCAGCAGTATTTCGCTACGGCGATGTACGGCGACCCAGTGGAGGTCACGGGTACGCGCATCGACCTCTCCGCCGCGGACGGAGACCTGTACGACTGGGCCATCGACTGGCCGACGTGGCAGTCGATGTCCGAGCTGCCCGTCGGAGCAGCGACTCCGGCGCCGGTCCCAGCAGGCTAGCGTCCTGGCTCCACCGCATCTCGACCGTGCGGCAGAGCCGGACCCGGCTACGGAAGGGCTACGTGCGCGAAAAGCGCCCAGGGCCCGCCTGATCACGCGGCTTGATGATGATCTGGTCCAGATTCACGTGAGATGGACGAGACGCCACGAAGCCGATCACCTCGGCGATGTCCTGCGCAACGAGCGGGGTGATTCCCTGGTACACCGCTTCGGCCTTTGCCTCGTCACCGTCGAATCGCACCAGCGAGAACTCGGTCTCGACGGCACCCGGCGCGACCTCGGTGAGGCGGACGGGTTGGCCCAGCAGTTCGCCTCGCAGCGTGCGATGCAGCACTGCCTGCGCGTGCTTGGCCGAGGTGTATCCCGACCCGTTGTCGTAAGCCTCGAAGGCCGCAACCGAGGTGATGGTCACTACGAGTCCGTCGCCGGATTCGATCAACTTGGGCAGTAGCGCCTTGGTGATGCGCAGGGTCCCCAGAACGTTGGTCTCCCACATCCAGCGCCAGTCCTCGAGATCGGCGTCGATGACAGGTGCCAGCCCTTTGGCGCCGCCGGCATTGTTGATCAGCACGTGAACCCGGGGAATGACTGCGGTGAACGCGGCCACCGAATCCTCTTCTGTCACATCTAGTTCCAGTGCGGTGCCGCCGATTTCGTCGGCAACCGCTTCGAGTCGGTCGAGTCGACGTGCCCCGATGACGACGTGGTATCCCTGGGCGGCGAGCTGGCGAGCAGTGGCTTCGCCGATTCCTGAGCTGGCGCCGGTGACGACGGCAATGCGAGCGTCAGGCGAAATGTTTTCGGACAATGTCATGCATCGATCCTAGACGCCGATTTCGCCTGCATACCGGACCCGGGATTGGTGAAATGGCCGTGCAGTGCTAATTTTGCGCCATGTCCGCAAGCCTCACCCTCGCGTTGCGGGTCACCTATGTGACCGTCGCCCTGGGGTCTCGGCTGCCACTTCCCAGGGAACTGTGTTGTCCCGGTCTCGGAACCTGCCGCTAGTTTCCGCGCTCGCCTGGCTGAATCGCGTCGTATTGCGCGTCTTCTGCCTCGAGTTTCATGCACCACCTGTCTCGCGAAGACGGGTTCATTGCTGAGGACCGATCACTGTGTCAATCGCTATTTCGCCTATCTCGACGCCGATTCCATTGCGGCGCAACGCTCGACCCACTCCCACGCTCGCGGCATCGTCCGCACTGCCGAGGGCAGGTGTGCAGGTGGTCGCTCCGGATCTTCGGATCGCGGACAACCCTGCTGCATCGGTCCTTCGTGTCGCGTCCACGGAAGGCCCGATCTCGCGCGATAGTGCTTCTCGTGCGACAGGATTGAGTATCGCAACGGTCAACCGCCAGGTATCCGCACTGCTCGGTGTCGGACTTCTTCGTGAACGAGCAGACCTCACCGCCTCCGGTGCCGTCGGACGTCCGCGGATACCGTTCGAGATCAACCACGAGCCCTACGCCACCATCGGAATTCATATCGGTGCCGTGGTCACCAAAGTCGTCATCAGCGACCTGCGTGGTCGCATTCTCGGCGCTGTCGAGATTTCGACGCCTCCAGGGTCGGCGCCGACTGCACTTGCCTCCATCACCCGTAGCGCAGGTGCCTTCGCCGCGCGGTGGCATCGGCGCACCCCACTCTGGGTGGGAGTTGCAGTGGGTGGTCGCGTCGATACGGCAACCGGCTCGGTCGATCATCCGCGACTGGGTTGGGAAGGTGCTCAGGTCGGGACGATCATCGGTGGGGGACTGGGGCTTCCGGTGTCCGTGTCAGGGCACGTCGAAGCCATGGCCGCGTCGGAGCTGTTGCTGGCGCCGGTGCGGACCGACGAGGTCACGACTGGAACGAGCCTGTACTTCTACGCCCGTGAAACCGCCGGAATCGCACTGACCATCGACGGACGCGTCCACACTCCGTCGACCGGCCCGGGATCGATCGCGCATGTGCCGACCGGATCGAATGCGCAGTGCTTCTGCGGTAGTCGCGGATGCCTCGAAGCCACCGTCAGCGACCGAGCCGTCGTAGCGACTGCCATCGAGCGTGGTGTGTTGACGGCGGACGATCCGCGCCGGTCGGTCGCGACGGTGCATCAACTCGCACAGAACGGATCACTCGGAGCTCAGGAGGTGCTGACCGAGCGAGCGCAGGCACTCGGAAAGACCGTCGGGTTGTTGCGTGATCTCTTCAACCCGGATCGGGTCATGCTCGGTGGCCAGGCCTTCACCGAGTATCCCGCCGGAATCCCACACGTCGCAGCGGCGTTCTCTCGATCATCGACTCTGCCGCGCAGGGATATTCGCATCACCGGATTCGGCAGCAAGGTTCAAGAGTTCGCGGCAGCAGTGATCTCGCTCAGTTCTGTGTACTCCGATCCGCTCGCCTCCATGCGTCGGGCCGCAGCCTGAGCGGGCGTTGGGCCGCTGCCTGGTCGAGGCCGGCAATCGGCGACAATGGGCGCCATGGCAAAGAGCGAGGTTCGGCAGGCATCCAGCATCGACGGCACCAACATCGTCTACCGAGTTTCGGGTGATCCTGCCGCTCGACCGTTGGTATTGCTGCACGGTTGGGCGCAGTCCTCGGTGTGCTGGGGTGAGGGCGTGCTGAACGGATTGGCCGACTCCTACCGGTTGATTGCCGTGGATCTGCGTGGACACGGATACTCGGACGCGCCTGCCGACGGGTACGCGGACCCCCTCAATTGGGCGGGCGACGTCCACGCAGTCCTCACCGCAGAGGCAATCGAAGCGAATGCAGTTCTCCTCGGCTGGTCCTACGGTGGTCTGGTGATCTGTGACTACCTCGCCGAGCACGGCAGCGCGGCGGCAGCGGGCGTCGTGCTCGTGGGCGCGATCACCGGGATCGGCCGAGGGGAGGCAGGCGGAAAGGTCGGGAGTTCGATGCGCGCGGCTATCCCCGATGCCATGTCGGAGGTGCCGAGCGTCGCCATTCATGCACTCGGCAGCTTCGGTAATGCACTCACCGGCCCAGTCGAGGGGAAGGGCGCGCAGGCGCAGCAACTCCTCGGGCTCACTCTCGCGACAGCCCCTCGCGTCCGGGCTGCGTTGTTCGACCGGACGGCCTCACACGATGAGCTCCTGAGCAGCCTCGAGGTGCCGGCCCTCGTCCTGCACGGAACCGCCGATACGGTCGTCGACGTCTCGTCCGGACGGCACGCAGCGTCGTTGATTCCGCAGGTCACCGAGTCGTACTGGGAGGGTGTCGACCACGGTCCGTTCGTCACCGACCCTGCGCGTTTCGTGGCGGAGGTCGGGGCCTTCATCGAGGGTCTGTGAAGATCCGTACTGTGGGGGAGTGCAAACTGGAACGGTGAGTGGTCGCCAGTTGAACCGGGTTGCGGTGCTGTCTCTGCATACCTCTCCACTGGCACAGCCCGGCATGGGTGATGCCGGTGGCATGAATGTCTATGTGCTTCAGAGCGCTAAAGAGCTGGCCAAACGCGGCGTCGAGGTGGAGATATTCACCCGGGCGACGTCTTCGGCCGACGAACCTGTCACCGAGGCAGCACCAGGTGTTCTGGTGCGCAACATCGTGGCCGGACCGTTCGAGGGCCTGGACAAGCAGGATCTGCCGACGCAGTTGTGCGCATTCGCGGCAGGCGTACTTCGCGAAGAAGCGCGTCACGACGTCGGATACTACGACCTGGTTCACTCCCATTATTGGCTGTCCGGACAAGTCGGTTGGCTTGCGCGCGATCGATGGGGTGTGCCATTGGTGCATACCGCTCATACGCTCGCCGCCGTGAAGAACGCGTCGATGGCCGCGGGCGACTCACCGGAACCAGCAGCCCGGCAGATCGGTGAACAACAGGTCGTGGCCGAGGCGGATCGGTTGATCGCCAACACCTCGGGAGAGGCCCAGCAACTCGTCGATATCTACGGGGCATCGCCGGATTCGATCGACGTCGTTGCACCCGGCGCCGATCTGACCAGGTACCGACCAGGTGAGAAGAAAGCGGCTCGCGCGGAGTTCGGAATCGACCCGACCGAGACGGTCGTCGCGTTCGTCGGCAGGATCCAGCCGCTCAAGGCACCCGACGTACTGCTCCGTGCCGCCGCGGAGCTTCTCGCACGTGACCCGAGTGTGCCGCTTCGAATTCTCGTGGTCGGTGGACCGTCGGGTAGCGGTCTGGACCGACCTGACATTCTCATCGAACTTGCTGCCGCACTGGGTATTTCGGAACGTGTGACGTTTCTTCCGCCACAGCGTTCGGAGAAGCTAGCGCAGATCTATCGCGCCGCTGATGTGGTAGCCGTTCCGAGTTACAACGAATCGTTCGGATTGGTTGCCATCGAAGCGCAAGCATGCGGAACTCCCGTGATTGCTGCCGATGTCGGCGGTCTGGGTGTCGCGGTCCGATCGGGCGAGACCGGTGTGTTGGTGCAGGGTCACCGCACCGAGGACTGGGCCACTGCGTTGGGAAACATGCTGCGCGAGCGTACTGCGCTCGCGCGCATGGCATCCGCCGCGCCGATTCACGCCGCAGACTTCTCGTGGGAACGCACCGCCGAAGGCCTCATGGAAAGCTACCGGGCCGCCAAGTTCCAGTTCGATCGCCATGAAGCGCCGAGTGAATTCTCGCCGCGCCGATCTCGGGGACTATGGAAACTACGACGAACAGGAGCCGTCACGGCATGAGCGACACGATGACTCTCATCGACGAGGTGTTGACCGAGCGCGGACTCGAATATCAACGCAAGAACGACAATTCCTTCATCGTCGAGTTGCCGGGTGAGCGGAAGCTCAAAACCGCGACCATGCTCACGGTCGGTCGTCACGGTGTTCGCATCGAGGCATTCGTGTGCCGCAAGCCCGACGAGAACTTCGAAGGCGTCTACAAGTACCTCCTCCGACGCAACCGCAGACTGTACGGAGTTCACTACACGATCGACAAAGTAGGCGACATCTACCTCGTCGGTGGAATGTCGCTGCACGCGGTGACCGGTGACGAGATCGACCGCGTACTGGGCCAGGTT
This region of Rhodococcus sp. PAMC28707 genomic DNA includes:
- a CDS encoding DUF2505 domain-containing protein, which produces MPRPIAHSASVPAPVDKVHAALVSEQYWKDRIEEIGGPSASLVSVHAINGTISVVMSQSIPEEELPAAVTAFKKGPLVIERTESWGPIGGNRAEGKFGATVEGAPATVSGTTLLEGNAEASTMSLSGTTEVKVPIFGGKIEAMISEQVLSLIDNEHGFTAKWIAENLS
- a CDS encoding UDP-N-acetylmuramate dehydrogenase yields the protein MPTAISELTTMRVGGPAREFAVAASSDELVALVQDADASGTPVLLVGGGSNLVVGDDGFDGLVVKVETSGMRIDGESLWVAAGTSWDSVVAASLDEGLAGLEALSGIPGLSGATPVQNVGAYGTVTSDVLASLTVYDRVTGERATWTPNRCGFGLHRQSVFKHSSRYVILDTTMKLRRSESSDPVRYAGLADRLGVSIGDTVAAKEVREAVLDLRGQKGMVLDAEDHDTWSVGSFFLNPVLTDVPVEAARAPQYPDPSGIKVHAAWLIQNAGFAHGYGREFGAGTVSLSTKHVLAVTNRGGARTADVMAFASHIRDGVEAEFGITLVPECDLVGCSLN
- a CDS encoding MBL fold metallo-hydrolase, producing MQVTSVGHAGFHIQTDAGSILCDPWVNPAYFTSWFPFPDNSQLDWDVLGDCDYLYVSHLHKDHFDPKNLAEHVNKDTTVLLPDYPVPDLRHELEKLGFHKFFETTTSVKHTVSGPKGDLDIMIIALRAPADGPIGDSGLVVSDGKTVAFNMNDARPVDLDVLTEQFGHVDVHMLQYSGAIWYPMVYDMVERAKRTFGEQKRQRQMDRARQYIEQIDATWVIPSAGPPCFLDDELRFLNDVYADPSNIFPDQMVFLDQMRRNGHDKGLLMMPGTTSTFEGSELLAHVHPIPVDEVEAIFTTGKADYIEAYAQRQAGVIAAEKAAWAPAEGELLLEPLRALFEPIMIQSDQICDGIGYPVAMMLGEETVVLDFPKRIVREPIVKERFRYSFTIAPELVRTAVRDEEPDWVNSIFLSTRFRARRVGGYNEFLYTFFKCLTDERIAYADGWFAEAHDDTATIVKDGYEIQRRCPHLKADLSKFGIVEGNKLTCNLHGWDWNLDTGRCLTSNGHELRTKKLD
- a CDS encoding Ig-like domain-containing protein — protein: MESVHTQVERTNRTRLLWLVTVFAALAALVSGCTIGGNDGGSSNGAPAAEAAPVAEVSSTPADGAEGVSPIAPISVSVKNGTLGEVTLTNEDGKVVQGALAPDKTSYAVTEPLGYGITYSWAGTAVGTDGKSVAVEASFTTVEPESRTSVSTNIGDGQEVGIAAPIILQFDSAIENKAAVEKALTVTTNPPTPGAWAWFPDDNGSRVHWRPTNYWAPGTAVSVEAKLYGLDYGGGAYGADDVSIDFTVGRSQVVKADATSHRMQVVRDGQTIMDIPVSYGEGDEERNVTRSGIHVVTEKHEDFLMSNPPFYENVRERWAVRISNNGEFIHANPLTTGVQGASNVTNGCINLSNADAQQYFATAMYGDPVEVTGTRIDLSAADGDLYDWAIDWPTWQSMSELPVGAATPAPVPAG
- a CDS encoding SDR family NAD(P)-dependent oxidoreductase — protein: MTLSENISPDARIAVVTGASSGIGEATARQLAAQGYHVVIGARRLDRLEAVADEIGGTALELDVTEEDSVAAFTAVIPRVHVLINNAGGAKGLAPVIDADLEDWRWMWETNVLGTLRITKALLPKLIESGDGLVVTITSVAAFEAYDNGSGYTSAKHAQAVLHRTLRGELLGQPVRLTEVAPGAVETEFSLVRFDGDEAKAEAVYQGITPLVAQDIAEVIGFVASRPSHVNLDQIIIKPRDQAGPGRFSRT
- a CDS encoding ROK family protein; this translates as MPRAGVQVVAPDLRIADNPAASVLRVASTEGPISRDSASRATGLSIATVNRQVSALLGVGLLRERADLTASGAVGRPRIPFEINHEPYATIGIHIGAVVTKVVISDLRGRILGAVEISTPPGSAPTALASITRSAGAFAARWHRRTPLWVGVAVGGRVDTATGSVDHPRLGWEGAQVGTIIGGGLGLPVSVSGHVEAMAASELLLAPVRTDEVTTGTSLYFYARETAGIALTIDGRVHTPSTGPGSIAHVPTGSNAQCFCGSRGCLEATVSDRAVVATAIERGVLTADDPRRSVATVHQLAQNGSLGAQEVLTERAQALGKTVGLLRDLFNPDRVMLGGQAFTEYPAGIPHVAAAFSRSSTLPRRDIRITGFGSKVQEFAAAVISLSSVYSDPLASMRRAAA
- a CDS encoding alpha/beta hydrolase, which codes for MAKSEVRQASSIDGTNIVYRVSGDPAARPLVLLHGWAQSSVCWGEGVLNGLADSYRLIAVDLRGHGYSDAPADGYADPLNWAGDVHAVLTAEAIEANAVLLGWSYGGLVICDYLAEHGSAAAAGVVLVGAITGIGRGEAGGKVGSSMRAAIPDAMSEVPSVAIHALGSFGNALTGPVEGKGAQAQQLLGLTLATAPRVRAALFDRTASHDELLSSLEVPALVLHGTADTVVDVSSGRHAASLIPQVTESYWEGVDHGPFVTDPARFVAEVGAFIEGL
- the mshA gene encoding D-inositol-3-phosphate glycosyltransferase; the encoded protein is MQTGTVSGRQLNRVAVLSLHTSPLAQPGMGDAGGMNVYVLQSAKELAKRGVEVEIFTRATSSADEPVTEAAPGVLVRNIVAGPFEGLDKQDLPTQLCAFAAGVLREEARHDVGYYDLVHSHYWLSGQVGWLARDRWGVPLVHTAHTLAAVKNASMAAGDSPEPAARQIGEQQVVAEADRLIANTSGEAQQLVDIYGASPDSIDVVAPGADLTRYRPGEKKAARAEFGIDPTETVVAFVGRIQPLKAPDVLLRAAAELLARDPSVPLRILVVGGPSGSGLDRPDILIELAAALGISERVTFLPPQRSEKLAQIYRAADVVAVPSYNESFGLVAIEAQACGTPVIAADVGGLGVAVRSGETGVLVQGHRTEDWATALGNMLRERTALARMASAAPIHAADFSWERTAEGLMESYRAAKFQFDRHEAPSEFSPRRSRGLWKLRRTGAVTA
- a CDS encoding YbjN domain-containing protein; translated protein: MSDTMTLIDEVLTERGLEYQRKNDNSFIVELPGERKLKTATMLTVGRHGVRIEAFVCRKPDENFEGVYKYLLRRNRRLYGVHYTIDKVGDIYLVGGMSLHAVTGDEIDRVLGQVLEAADGDFNVLLELGFAESIKREWAWRVSRGEPLTNLAAFEHLIDD